The Miscanthus floridulus cultivar M001 chromosome 7, ASM1932011v1, whole genome shotgun sequence genome includes a region encoding these proteins:
- the LOC136464518 gene encoding aspartic proteinase-like protein 1 isoform X1 — MLGRLLPPFWLHWILEVTCSGYPVTVSSVPLCLATVEIWCSVINGASIMQDRDLGIYKPAESTTSRHLPCSHELCQSGSGCTNPKQPCPYNIDYFSENTTSSGLLIEDTLHLNSREGHVPVSASVIIGCGRKQSGDYLDGIAPDGLLGLGMADISVPSFLARAGLVRNSFSMCFKEDSSGRIFFGDQGVSSQQSTPFVPLYGKLQTYAVNVDKSCIGHKCLEGTSFQALVDSGTSFTSLPPDVYKAFTMEFDKQMNASRVPYEDSTWKYCYSASPLEMPDVPTITLAFAANKSFQAVNPIFPFNDKQGALAGFCLAVLPSTEPIGIIAQNFLVGYHVVFDRESMKLGWYRSECLDVDNSTTVPLGPSQHDNPEDPLPSNEQQTYPAVTPATAGTAPLSSATTNLQMLLASSYRLLLLTMSTVFFIS, encoded by the exons ATGTTGGGACGCCTACTACCTCCTTTTTGGTTGCATTGGATACTGGAAGTGACCTGTTCTGGGTACCCTGTGACTGTATCCAGTGTGCCCCTTTGTCTGGCTACCGTGGAAATCTG GTGCTCCGTCATAAATGGAGCATCTATTATGCAGGATAGAGATCTTGGAATATACAAGCCTGCTGAATCGACGACAAGTCGGCATCTTCCTTGCAGCCACGAGCTATGCCAATCAGGTTCAGGCTGCACAAACCCAAAGCAGCCTTGCCCATACAATATTGACTACTTTTCAGAAAATACTACCAGCTCTGGTTTGCTAATTGAGGATACACTACACTTGAACTCCAGGGAGGGCCATGTACCAGTGAGCGCTTCAGTTATTATTGG CTGTGGTCGAAAGCAAAGTGGTGACTATCTGGATGGTATTGCACCGGATGGACTCCTTGGCCTTGGAATGGCAGATATTTCAGTTCCTAGTTTCCTTGCAAGAGCTGGACTAGTTCGGAATTCCTTCTCGATGTGCTTTAAGGAAGATAGTTCTGGGAGAATTTTTTTTGGAGATCAAGGGGTGTCCTCTCAACAGTCTACACCGTTCGTTCCTCTGTATGGCAAACT TCAAACTTATGCTGTTAATGTCGACAAATCTTGTATTGGACATAAATGTCTTGAGGGTACTAGCTTCCAGGCCTTAGTCGATAGTGGAACATCATTTACTTCTCTTCCTCCAGACGTTTACAAGGCTTTCACAATGGAG TTTGACAAACAGATGAATGCTTCAAGggtgccttatgaagacagtACCTGGAAATATTGCTACAGTGCTAG TCCTCTTGAGATGCCTGACGTGCCAACAATAACCCTGGCATTTGCTGCGAACAAGAGCTTCCAGGCTGTTAATCCTATATTTCCATTTAATGACAAACAG GGAGCGCTTGCTGGGTTCTGCTTAGCTGTGCTGCCATCAACAGAACCTATTGGAATTATTGCCC AAAATTTCCTGGTTGGATACCATGTTGTCTTCGACAGAGAAAGCATGAAGTTGGGTTGGTACCGCTCTGAAT GCCTCGACGTTGACAACAGCACGACCGTGCCGTTGGGCCCATCGCAGCACGACAATCCAGAGGACCCGTTGCCGTCGAACGAGCAGCAGACTTACCCGGCCGTGACGCCTGCAACGGCAGGCACGGCTCCGCTCTCCAGTGCAACGACGAATCTACAGATGCTTCTTGCTAGCTCATACCGGTTGCTGTTACTGACAATGTCCACTGTGTTCTTCATCTCATGA